A section of the Saccharopolyspora gregorii genome encodes:
- the glpD gene encoding glycerol-3-phosphate dehydrogenase produces MGPGDRERNWNRLGSEEFDVVVIGGGVTGAGAALDAATRGLRVALVEARDLAAGTSSRSSKLFHGGLRYLEQLEFSLVREALRERELMLTRLAPHLVKPVPFLYPLSHRVWERPYTAAGLLMYDTMGGARSVPGQKHLSRAGALRMVPALKRDALIGGIRYYDAQADDARHTMTVARTAARYGAVVATSTQVTGFLREADRVAGVRLRDVETGAETEVRAQTVINATGVWTDELQRLSGSRGRFRVRASKGVHIVVPRDRIVSEAGMILRTEKSVLFVVPWGGHWIVGTTDTDWNLDLAHPAATKKDIDYILEHVNTVLATPLTHADIEGVYAGLRPLLAGESDESSKLSREHAVARVAPGLVAIAGGKYTTYRVMAADAVDAVAPDLSGRVASSITDQVPLLGADGYHALVNQADQIASAHGVHPYRIRHLLDRYGSQVHEVLAATADRPELLKPVPGASAYLQAEVVYACTHEGALHLEDVLTRRTRISIEYPHRGVESAEPVARLMADVLGWDEERVAREVEVYTARVEAERDSQTQPDDEAADAKRSAAPEVRDRIEEPIA; encoded by the coding sequence CTGGGGCCGGGCGACCGCGAACGCAACTGGAACAGGCTGGGCTCGGAGGAGTTCGACGTCGTCGTGATCGGCGGCGGCGTCACCGGCGCCGGCGCCGCGCTCGACGCGGCCACCCGCGGGCTGCGGGTCGCCCTCGTCGAGGCGCGCGACCTGGCCGCCGGCACGTCCAGCCGCTCCAGCAAGCTCTTCCACGGCGGCCTGCGCTACCTGGAGCAGCTGGAGTTCTCGCTGGTCCGCGAGGCCCTGCGGGAGCGGGAGCTGATGCTGACCCGGCTCGCGCCGCACCTGGTGAAGCCGGTGCCGTTCCTCTACCCGCTCAGCCACCGCGTGTGGGAGCGGCCGTACACCGCGGCCGGGCTGCTGATGTACGACACGATGGGCGGCGCCCGCTCGGTGCCCGGGCAGAAGCACCTGTCCCGGGCCGGTGCGCTGCGGATGGTGCCCGCGCTCAAGCGGGACGCGCTGATCGGCGGCATCCGCTACTACGACGCGCAGGCCGACGACGCCCGCCACACCATGACCGTGGCTCGCACCGCGGCCCGCTACGGCGCCGTCGTCGCGACCTCCACCCAGGTCACGGGCTTCCTGCGGGAGGCCGACCGGGTCGCGGGCGTGCGGCTGCGCGACGTCGAGACCGGCGCCGAGACCGAGGTCCGCGCCCAGACGGTGATCAACGCGACCGGGGTGTGGACCGACGAGCTGCAGCGCCTCTCCGGCAGCCGCGGCCGGTTCCGGGTCCGCGCCAGCAAGGGCGTGCACATCGTGGTGCCGCGGGACCGCATCGTCTCCGAGGCGGGGATGATCCTGCGCACCGAGAAGTCCGTGCTGTTCGTCGTGCCGTGGGGCGGCCACTGGATCGTGGGCACCACCGACACCGACTGGAACCTGGACCTCGCGCACCCGGCGGCGACGAAGAAGGACATCGACTACATCCTGGAGCACGTCAACACGGTGCTCGCCACGCCGCTGACGCACGCCGACATCGAAGGCGTGTACGCGGGGCTGCGGCCGCTGCTGGCGGGGGAGAGCGACGAGAGCTCCAAGCTGTCCCGGGAGCACGCGGTCGCCCGCGTCGCGCCCGGCCTGGTCGCCATCGCCGGTGGCAAGTACACGACCTACCGGGTGATGGCCGCCGACGCGGTGGACGCGGTGGCGCCGGACCTGTCCGGCCGGGTCGCGTCCTCCATCACCGACCAGGTGCCGCTGCTCGGCGCCGACGGCTACCACGCGCTGGTGAACCAGGCCGACCAGATCGCGTCCGCGCACGGCGTGCACCCGTACCGGATCCGGCACCTGCTGGACCGCTACGGCTCGCAGGTGCACGAGGTGCTCGCGGCCACCGCGGACCGGCCGGAGCTGCTCAAGCCCGTCCCCGGCGCCTCGGCCTACCTGCAGGCCGAAGTGGTGTACGCGTGCACCCACGAGGGCGCGCTGCACCTGGAGGACGTGCTGACCCGGCGCACCCGCATCTCCATCGAGTACCCGCACCGCGGGGTGGAATCGGCGGAGCCGGTGGCGCGGCTGATGGCCGACGTGCTCGGCTGGGACGAGGAGCGCGTCGCCCGCGAGGTCGAGGTGTACACCGCCCGCGTCGAGGCCGAGCGGGACTCGCAGACGCAGCCCGACGACGAAGCCGCGGACGCGAAGCGCTCCGCCGCCCCCGAGGTGCGGGACCGCATCGAGGAACCCATCGCCTGA
- a CDS encoding DeoR/GlpR family DNA-binding transcription regulator, which produces MSATSGRRPSGKQQDRRRKITELVMAEGSLRIDDLVSTVGASAMTVYRDLADLESQGLVHRNRGYVSAASSLLYEAASEYRMQQNEAEKDELASAAAELVEPGQALVLDDSTTGVYLARRLPERAPLTVVTNHRGVFGELAGQQGVHLISIGGDYLPWADAFVGGMALDALRGLRVDLAIMSVSAVTDGICCYPQQEMVQIKKAMLAAASRRVLYVDHTKFRRRALHAVAPAEDFDMVIVDSATPEADVEVLVERGATVRRTGEIQQDRAKKDLATAGQSSNGAAGVQGAGRA; this is translated from the coding sequence ATGTCCGCTACGTCGGGTCGGCGCCCGTCCGGCAAGCAGCAGGACCGGCGGCGCAAGATCACCGAACTCGTGATGGCGGAAGGTTCGCTGCGCATCGACGACCTGGTCTCGACCGTGGGCGCCAGCGCCATGACCGTGTACCGGGACTTGGCCGACCTGGAATCGCAGGGCCTCGTGCACCGCAACCGCGGCTACGTCTCCGCGGCCTCCTCGCTGCTCTACGAGGCGGCCTCGGAATACCGGATGCAGCAGAACGAGGCGGAGAAGGACGAACTCGCGAGCGCCGCCGCCGAACTGGTCGAACCCGGCCAGGCGCTGGTGCTCGACGACTCGACCACCGGGGTCTACCTGGCTCGGCGGCTGCCGGAACGCGCACCGCTGACCGTGGTGACCAACCACCGCGGGGTGTTCGGCGAGCTCGCCGGGCAGCAGGGCGTGCACCTGATCTCCATCGGCGGCGACTACCTGCCGTGGGCGGACGCGTTCGTCGGCGGCATGGCGCTGGACGCGCTGCGCGGGCTGCGGGTGGACCTGGCGATCATGTCCGTCTCCGCGGTGACCGACGGCATCTGCTGCTACCCGCAGCAGGAGATGGTGCAGATCAAGAAGGCGATGCTGGCCGCGGCCAGCCGCCGGGTGCTCTACGTGGACCACACCAAGTTCCGCAGGCGCGCGTTGCACGCGGTCGCGCCCGCCGAGGACTTCGACATGGTGATCGTCGATTCCGCCACGCCGGAGGCCGACGTCGAGGTCCTCGTCGAGCGCGGCGCCACGGTCCGGCGCACCGGCGAGATCCAGCAGGACCGGGCGAAGAAGGATCTCGCCACGGCAGGTCAGAGCAGCAATGGCGCGGCAGGCGTGCAAGGCGCAGGCCGGGCATGA
- a CDS encoding PPE domain-containing protein: MSDHRWQGYRHEELYEQIHQGPGADASTDSVRRWSELTRTLGEIDGDLAAALSSAMSGWQGEAADNARGGIRPLGEWAVQAQQAAESMRDRTEQQASFVGKARADMPQPQPLTTEDPGTAITGLVHLFGGQTDYEVQESRRDAAEQRAFEVMRTYEASTRANTTSLASFAPPPQVVVDAHVPPPGAAKGLQQPNITISWAGAPVPAPRGGTGSATTPGGARRQPARGTAGRGGERGRGTHPTGSGGGRARRRDDDAVDRSVTEQVGGSTGFFDAPQTLSRPVIGGDPGQ; encoded by the coding sequence ATGAGCGACCACCGCTGGCAGGGGTACCGCCACGAGGAGCTCTACGAGCAGATCCACCAGGGCCCCGGCGCGGACGCGTCGACCGATTCGGTGCGCCGCTGGAGCGAGCTGACCCGCACCCTCGGCGAGATCGACGGCGATCTCGCCGCCGCGCTGAGCTCCGCGATGTCCGGCTGGCAGGGCGAAGCCGCCGACAACGCCCGCGGCGGGATCCGCCCGCTGGGCGAGTGGGCCGTGCAGGCGCAGCAGGCCGCCGAGTCGATGCGGGACCGCACCGAGCAGCAGGCCTCGTTCGTCGGCAAGGCCCGCGCCGACATGCCGCAGCCGCAGCCGCTGACCACCGAGGACCCGGGCACCGCGATCACCGGGCTGGTGCACCTGTTCGGCGGGCAGACCGACTACGAGGTGCAGGAGTCCCGCCGGGACGCCGCCGAGCAGCGCGCGTTCGAGGTGATGCGCACCTACGAGGCCTCCACCCGGGCCAACACGACCTCGCTGGCCTCCTTCGCGCCGCCGCCGCAGGTGGTCGTGGACGCGCACGTCCCCCCGCCGGGCGCGGCGAAGGGCCTGCAGCAGCCGAACATCACGATCAGCTGGGCGGGCGCCCCGGTGCCCGCTCCGCGCGGCGGCACCGGTTCGGCGACCACCCCCGGCGGCGCGCGCAGGCAGCCCGCGCGCGGTACGGCGGGGCGCGGCGGCGAGCGCGGCCGCGGCACGCACCCGACCGGTTCCGGCGGGGGCCGGGCGCGGCGCCGCGACGACGACGCGGTGGACCGCTCGGTGACCGAGCAGGTCGGCGGCAGCACCGGCTTCTTCGACGCACCGCAGACCCTGTCCCGGCCGGTCATCGGCGGAGATCCCGGTCAATGA
- a CDS encoding DUF3558 domain-containing protein, whose amino-acid sequence MQSSRTASARNGRTSAMRLGGVCAAALLTLSGCGFLRSEPAAETPAPPPPVPHTPTTSTPPPPPPRPYELSMSGVDPCELLTAAQRGQLGFDRDPLADTEGGFGDAPTCSFRNTTAKVGARLSLITTESMSVWTDDTAQVQATPVVVHGFPALVIKTPDLDLSCNVAVDLAEGEHLDVLYRDDGGQPAPPLDALCQGAQLVAENAVASLADPAPETSESATTSADPSADGSTSGSSEPLMSPRPTE is encoded by the coding sequence ATGCAGAGCTCGCGGACCGCCTCGGCGCGGAACGGCCGGACGTCGGCCATGCGGCTGGGCGGGGTGTGCGCTGCGGCGCTGCTCACCCTCTCCGGATGCGGTTTCCTCCGCTCCGAGCCCGCCGCGGAGACGCCCGCACCGCCGCCGCCCGTGCCGCACACCCCCACCACCAGCACGCCCCCGCCACCGCCGCCGCGCCCCTACGAGCTGAGCATGTCCGGTGTGGACCCGTGCGAACTGCTCACCGCCGCGCAGCGCGGGCAGCTCGGGTTCGACCGCGACCCGCTGGCCGACACCGAGGGCGGCTTCGGCGACGCGCCCACGTGCAGCTTCCGCAACACCACCGCGAAGGTCGGGGCGCGGTTGTCGCTGATCACCACCGAGTCGATGAGCGTGTGGACGGACGACACCGCGCAGGTGCAGGCGACCCCGGTGGTGGTGCACGGCTTCCCGGCGCTGGTGATCAAGACCCCGGACCTGGACCTGTCCTGCAACGTGGCGGTGGACCTCGCCGAGGGCGAGCACCTCGACGTGCTCTACCGCGACGACGGCGGGCAGCCCGCGCCGCCGCTGGACGCCCTGTGCCAAGGGGCGCAGCTGGTCGCCGAGAACGCGGTGGCCTCGCTGGCCGACCCGGCGCCGGAGACCTCGGAATCCGCCACCACGTCCGCGGATCCCTCCGCGGACGGGTCCACGAGCGGCTCCTCGGAGCCGCTGATGAGCCCCCGTCCGACGGAGTGA
- a CDS encoding dicarboxylate/amino acid:cation symporter yields MPVSTSPEPERRRPRFNPRLFAVAVVASLVVGALLGWIAKATDAQWLITTLDTIGSTFTNLLTFTVLPLIFTAIVVGITSLRSVGGGRTAARLGGKTALWFAITSLIAVVIGIAVGRLVQPGQGLVLEPDPERLKSIGEKTQGSWLDLVNGLIPSNLVSAFSEGETLQVVFVALIIGAAAYSLGDTAKPFVDFNRSLFEVIQRVLGWIIRLAPIGTLGLIGNAVATYGNEFFAPLLKLIGATYAGCALVLFVVYPVLLRFVAKVSPATFFAKAWTVLQFAFVSRSSGASLPLSRQTAENLGVSSSYANFAVPLATTTKMDGCAAIYPAVGAIFIANLFGIQLGVVQYLTIVAVAVFGSIATAGVTGWFTMLTLTVSALGFPPEVVATGIAVAYAVDPIMDMARTATNVAGQIVVPTVVARGEGLIDDEVLNAPSDPPLLTAKA; encoded by the coding sequence ATGCCCGTGTCCACCTCCCCCGAGCCCGAACGGCGACGGCCCCGGTTCAACCCGCGGTTGTTCGCCGTCGCGGTCGTCGCCTCCCTGGTCGTCGGCGCGCTGCTGGGCTGGATCGCGAAGGCGACCGACGCCCAGTGGCTGATCACGACGCTGGACACGATCGGCTCCACGTTCACCAACCTGCTCACGTTCACCGTGCTGCCGCTGATCTTCACGGCGATCGTCGTGGGCATCACCAGCCTGCGCTCGGTCGGCGGCGGCCGGACCGCGGCCCGGCTCGGCGGGAAGACCGCGCTGTGGTTCGCGATCACCTCGCTGATCGCCGTGGTCATCGGCATCGCGGTGGGACGGCTCGTGCAGCCCGGGCAGGGCCTGGTGCTCGAACCCGACCCGGAGCGGCTGAAGTCCATCGGGGAGAAGACGCAGGGCTCCTGGCTCGACCTGGTCAACGGGCTGATCCCGAGCAACCTGGTCAGCGCCTTCTCCGAGGGCGAGACGCTGCAGGTGGTGTTCGTGGCGCTCATCATCGGCGCCGCCGCTTACAGCCTCGGTGACACGGCGAAGCCGTTCGTGGACTTCAACCGCTCGCTGTTCGAGGTGATCCAGCGAGTGCTGGGCTGGATCATCCGGCTCGCCCCGATCGGCACCCTCGGCCTGATCGGCAACGCGGTCGCCACCTACGGCAACGAGTTCTTCGCACCGCTGCTCAAGCTGATCGGCGCCACCTACGCCGGCTGCGCGCTGGTGCTGTTCGTGGTGTACCCGGTGCTGCTGCGGTTCGTGGCGAAGGTGAGCCCGGCGACGTTCTTCGCGAAGGCGTGGACGGTGCTGCAGTTCGCGTTCGTGTCCCGCTCCTCCGGCGCGAGCCTGCCGCTGAGCAGGCAGACCGCCGAGAACCTGGGCGTCAGCAGCTCGTACGCGAACTTCGCGGTGCCGCTGGCCACCACGACCAAGATGGACGGGTGCGCGGCGATCTACCCCGCGGTCGGCGCGATCTTCATCGCGAACCTGTTCGGCATCCAGCTGGGCGTCGTGCAGTACCTGACGATCGTGGCGGTCGCCGTGTTCGGCTCCATCGCCACCGCCGGGGTCACCGGCTGGTTCACGATGCTCACCCTCACCGTGAGCGCGCTCGGCTTCCCGCCGGAGGTGGTGGCGACCGGCATCGCCGTCGCCTACGCGGTCGACCCGATCATGGACATGGCGCGGACCGCGACCAACGTGGCCGGGCAGATCGTGGTGCCGACCGTCGTCGCCCGCGGCGAGGGCCTCATCGACGACGAGGTGCTCAACGCCCCGTCCGACCCGCCGCTGCTGACCGCCAAGGCGTGA
- a CDS encoding Xaa-Pro dipeptidyl-peptidase yields MLCGALLALTATPAVAAPQPPPAPAPAPAPAPDAPRSEPVFAADPVRETVWVDTGLDGDADGATDRVAVDIARPRTDGPVPVIMDASPYYSCCGRGNENELKTYDDEGRPVGFPLFYDNYFVPRGYATVLVDLAGTNRSQGCVDVGGPSDVGSAKAVVDWLNGRAKGYDAATGGAEVGAGWSTGAVGMIGKSYDGTIANGVAATGVAGLRTIVPIGAISSWYDYYRSDGVSFGADPRGLAETVEEGGRPECAPVKQRLDEGAPANGDVTDLWAERDHAADAANVRASVFAVHGRNDLNVKMIQFGQWWDALAANDVPRKVWLSQTGHVDPFDFRRAEWVDTLHRWFDHELLGMDNGIDAEPAASVERAPDEWSDEASWSGESATPTTLHPVPGDTDGLGGLTSEPAPADARAAFTDDPAQDEYDWAREPDQASPARALFTTAPLEQDLRLAGTGSISVTATPATPTAHLSAVLVDYGPATTRDALGEGEGIRTLDSESCWGESREGDDACYRDTEATTADVDYQVLSRGWADLANHGSLSEESPLTPGTPYEMTFRLATTDHVIPAGHRLGLVVGGTDSAFIQAPAEPGRVEVGLAGTSVSLPVVGGAAAVRDAGLDRAPTGTAAVRPDRLPAEPRVLLNRDGA; encoded by the coding sequence GTGCTCTGCGGCGCGCTGCTCGCGCTGACCGCGACCCCCGCGGTCGCCGCCCCGCAACCGCCACCAGCCCCAGCCCCAGCCCCGGCACCGGCACCGGACGCACCGCGCAGCGAACCGGTGTTCGCCGCCGACCCGGTGCGCGAAACCGTCTGGGTGGACACCGGCCTGGACGGTGACGCGGACGGCGCGACCGACCGGGTCGCGGTGGACATCGCGCGGCCGCGGACCGACGGGCCCGTCCCGGTGATCATGGATGCGAGTCCGTACTACTCGTGCTGCGGCCGCGGCAACGAGAACGAGCTCAAGACCTACGACGACGAGGGCCGGCCGGTCGGGTTCCCGCTGTTCTACGACAACTACTTCGTGCCGCGCGGCTACGCGACGGTGCTCGTGGACCTGGCGGGCACCAACCGCTCGCAGGGCTGCGTGGACGTCGGCGGCCCGTCCGACGTGGGCTCGGCGAAGGCGGTGGTCGACTGGTTGAACGGCCGCGCGAAGGGCTACGACGCGGCCACCGGCGGCGCCGAGGTCGGTGCGGGCTGGTCCACCGGCGCCGTCGGCATGATCGGCAAGTCCTACGACGGGACGATCGCCAACGGCGTCGCCGCGACCGGGGTGGCGGGCCTGCGCACGATCGTGCCGATCGGGGCGATCAGCTCCTGGTACGACTACTACCGCTCCGACGGCGTGTCCTTCGGCGCGGACCCGCGCGGGCTCGCCGAGACCGTCGAGGAGGGCGGCCGGCCGGAGTGCGCGCCGGTCAAGCAGCGGCTCGACGAGGGCGCGCCCGCCAACGGCGACGTCACCGACCTGTGGGCCGAACGCGACCACGCGGCCGACGCCGCGAACGTGCGGGCCAGCGTGTTCGCCGTGCACGGCCGCAACGACCTCAACGTGAAGATGATCCAGTTCGGGCAGTGGTGGGACGCGCTGGCCGCGAACGACGTGCCGCGCAAGGTGTGGCTGAGCCAGACCGGCCACGTCGACCCGTTCGACTTCCGCCGCGCGGAGTGGGTGGACACCCTGCACCGCTGGTTCGACCACGAGCTGCTCGGCATGGACAACGGGATCGACGCCGAACCGGCCGCCAGCGTGGAACGCGCCCCGGACGAGTGGTCCGACGAGGCGTCCTGGTCCGGCGAGTCCGCGACCCCGACCACGCTGCACCCGGTCCCCGGCGACACCGACGGGCTCGGCGGGCTCACCTCGGAACCGGCCCCGGCCGACGCGCGCGCCGCGTTCACCGACGACCCGGCGCAGGACGAGTACGACTGGGCGCGCGAGCCCGACCAGGCCTCCCCGGCCCGCGCGCTGTTCACCACCGCCCCGCTGGAGCAGGACCTGCGGCTGGCAGGCACCGGCTCGATCTCGGTGACCGCGACGCCCGCGACGCCGACCGCGCACCTGTCGGCGGTGCTCGTCGACTACGGCCCCGCCACCACGCGGGACGCGCTCGGCGAGGGCGAAGGCATCCGCACCCTGGACTCGGAGTCCTGCTGGGGCGAGAGCCGCGAGGGCGACGACGCCTGCTACCGGGACACCGAGGCCACCACCGCGGACGTCGACTACCAGGTGCTGTCCCGCGGCTGGGCCGACCTGGCCAACCACGGATCGCTGTCCGAGGAGTCGCCGCTGACGCCGGGCACGCCGTACGAGATGACGTTCCGGCTGGCCACCACCGACCACGTGATCCCCGCCGGGCACCGGCTGGGACTGGTCGTCGGCGGGACCGATTCCGCGTTCATCCAGGCACCGGCCGAACCGGGCCGGGTCGAGGTCGGGCTGGCGGGCACCTCGGTGTCGCTGCCGGTCGTCGGCGGCGCCGCCGCGGTCCGGGACGCGGGACTCGACCGCGCCCCGACCGGGACGGCCGCGGTCCGCCCGGACCGGCTCCCCGCCGAACCGCGGGTGCTGCTCAACCGCGACGGCGCCTGA
- a CDS encoding ESX secretion-associated protein EspG, with the protein MIGGSALAGAGPVRLSALEFDVLVEHLGLETMPLVLRVPSPGRTWTERAELADSAWRSMSAKQLGDRRELDPALDRMLRLLAHPESEVDGRTWFDRSLRVLAAAGVPDGSGADAVLVVKDEDALTLRPVSAAGLVREVASVLPVLGAGPGRSVTVRSADLDAAAAATGGNAEALAGELVRRGVRGDDAEMLTSMVREAGARGQFGAAARDRLGRRVRAPRVVGFFDTPHGRYAQLRRDSPSGDSWSTVSPADTRRMIAHVDELLTDLAR; encoded by the coding sequence ATGATCGGCGGTTCGGCACTCGCGGGTGCCGGCCCGGTCCGGCTGTCCGCGTTGGAGTTCGACGTGCTCGTCGAGCACCTGGGGTTGGAGACGATGCCGCTGGTGCTGCGGGTGCCCTCGCCGGGTCGCACCTGGACGGAGCGGGCGGAGCTGGCGGACTCGGCGTGGCGGTCGATGAGCGCCAAGCAGCTCGGCGACCGCCGCGAGCTGGACCCGGCGCTGGACCGGATGCTGCGGCTGCTCGCGCACCCGGAGTCCGAAGTGGACGGACGGACCTGGTTCGACCGCAGCCTCCGGGTGCTCGCCGCCGCCGGCGTGCCGGACGGCAGCGGAGCGGACGCGGTGCTGGTCGTCAAGGACGAGGACGCGCTGACGTTGCGGCCGGTGTCGGCCGCCGGACTGGTCCGGGAGGTGGCCTCGGTGCTGCCGGTGCTCGGCGCCGGGCCGGGCCGATCGGTGACGGTGCGCAGCGCCGACCTGGACGCCGCCGCGGCCGCGACCGGCGGGAACGCCGAAGCGCTGGCGGGCGAGCTGGTCCGCCGCGGCGTGCGCGGCGACGACGCGGAGATGCTCACCTCGATGGTCCGCGAGGCCGGGGCGCGCGGGCAGTTCGGCGCCGCCGCCCGGGACCGGCTGGGCCGCCGGGTGCGGGCGCCGCGGGTCGTGGGGTTCTTCGACACCCCGCACGGCCGGTACGCGCAGCTGCGCCGGGATTCGCCGTCCGGTGATTCCTGGAGCACCGTCTCGCCCGCCGACACCCGCCGGATGATCGCCCACGTCGACGAGCTGCTGACCGATTTGGCCCGCTGA
- a CDS encoding putative leader peptide, whose protein sequence is MGAQRRYLTSRLHVDLRRQASSACP, encoded by the coding sequence ATGGGAGCTCAGCGGCGTTACCTGACTTCACGCCTGCACGTCGATCTGCGACGGCAGGCCAGCAGCGCTTGTCCCTGA
- a CDS encoding DUF1707 SHOCT-like domain-containing protein, whose protein sequence is MRARDRKLRIGDAERETAIALLGEHLTSGRLDLVEYDERCARVVAARSGDDLDALFRDLPDTTPASGATWAPGRRPARTRPRAEVLLGLGGAALLLVLVVVTRDLWLLGFLAIFLIAWVARRR, encoded by the coding sequence GTGCGTGCGAGGGACCGGAAACTGCGGATCGGCGATGCCGAACGCGAAACCGCGATCGCGCTGCTCGGCGAGCACCTGACCTCGGGCAGGCTGGACCTCGTCGAGTACGACGAGCGCTGCGCCCGGGTGGTCGCGGCCCGCAGCGGCGACGACCTGGACGCGCTGTTCCGGGACCTGCCCGACACCACGCCCGCGAGCGGCGCGACCTGGGCTCCCGGCAGGCGACCGGCCCGCACCCGGCCCCGGGCGGAAGTGCTGCTCGGCCTCGGCGGTGCCGCTCTGCTGCTGGTGCTGGTCGTGGTGACCAGGGACCTGTGGCTGCTCGGCTTCCTCGCGATCTTCCTCATCGCCTGGGTGGCCCGCAGGCGGTGA
- a CDS encoding S1 family peptidase: protein MSRKRTLRLASAALLVAGTATAAISPAVTASPLDPDLLAAVQRDLGLTEQQARTRLAQEDTARRLDETLSRSLGGSFGGAYFDAASGALVVGVTDAAKIAEVEEAGATARVVRHSSAELDAAVAALDRAEASAPASITGWYVDERANTVVVDVQAALRDAATDGYLAETTGNAPVRVDEVTEAPRTLYDLVGGDAYYMGGGRCSVGFPVRTSSGASGMVTAGHCGTRGTSASGYNQVALGSFQGSSFPGNDYAWVSANGNWTARGLVNMYNGSGRAVSGHSTAPTGSSVCRSGSTTGWHCGSVQALNQTVRYAEGSVSGLTQTNVCAEPGDSGGSFISGNSAQGMTSGGSGNCSSGGTTYFQPVGEALSAYGLSLVTN, encoded by the coding sequence ATGAGCCGGAAGCGAACCCTTCGCCTGGCGAGCGCCGCGCTGCTCGTCGCGGGCACCGCGACCGCGGCGATCAGCCCCGCCGTCACGGCCTCGCCGCTGGACCCCGACCTGCTCGCCGCCGTGCAGCGCGACCTCGGCCTCACCGAGCAGCAGGCCCGCACCCGCCTCGCGCAGGAGGACACCGCACGGCGGCTCGACGAGACGTTGAGCCGATCACTGGGCGGCAGCTTCGGCGGCGCCTACTTCGACGCGGCGAGCGGCGCGCTCGTCGTCGGCGTCACGGACGCCGCGAAGATCGCCGAAGTGGAGGAAGCCGGCGCCACCGCCCGGGTGGTGCGGCACAGCAGCGCCGAGCTCGACGCCGCCGTCGCCGCCCTCGACCGCGCCGAGGCGTCCGCCCCGGCGTCCATCACCGGCTGGTACGTGGACGAACGGGCCAACACCGTCGTCGTCGACGTGCAGGCCGCGCTGCGCGACGCCGCCACCGACGGCTACCTCGCCGAGACCACCGGGAACGCGCCGGTGCGGGTCGACGAGGTCACCGAGGCGCCGCGCACGCTCTACGACCTCGTCGGCGGCGACGCCTACTACATGGGCGGCGGGCGCTGCTCGGTCGGCTTCCCGGTGCGCACCTCCAGCGGCGCGTCCGGCATGGTCACCGCCGGGCACTGCGGGACCCGCGGCACCTCCGCCTCCGGCTACAACCAGGTCGCCCTCGGCTCGTTCCAGGGGTCCTCGTTCCCCGGCAACGACTACGCGTGGGTGTCGGCGAACGGCAACTGGACCGCCCGCGGCCTGGTGAACATGTACAACGGCAGCGGCCGGGCCGTCTCCGGGCACAGCACCGCGCCGACCGGGTCCTCGGTGTGCCGCTCCGGCTCCACCACCGGCTGGCACTGCGGTTCGGTGCAGGCGCTGAACCAGACCGTCCGCTACGCGGAGGGCTCGGTCAGCGGGCTCACCCAGACCAACGTGTGCGCCGAGCCCGGTGACTCCGGTGGTTCGTTCATCAGCGGCAACTCGGCCCAGGGCATGACCTCGGGCGGGTCCGGCAACTGCTCGTCCGGCGGCACCACGTACTTCCAGCCGGTCGGGGAAGCGCTCAGCGCCTACGGCCTGAGCCTCGTCACGAACTGA
- a CDS encoding Maf family protein: MRFVLASASPARLAVLRAAGIDPAVQVSGVDEDAVAAALPDPSPAELVTALALAKADAVLPEIGGDAVVVGCDSMLSIHGEVVGKPHDPEIALKRWRAMAGGSGELLTGHAVVRLRDGEVVSRAHAHKTTVVRFAEPSEAELAAYVDSGEPLRVAGGFTLDGLGGWFVEGVDGDPSSVIGISLPLTRTLLAEVGVGVAELWQRS; the protein is encoded by the coding sequence GTGCGCTTCGTCCTCGCCTCCGCGTCCCCCGCCCGACTCGCCGTGCTGCGCGCCGCCGGGATCGATCCCGCCGTGCAGGTGTCCGGCGTGGACGAGGACGCGGTGGCCGCCGCGCTGCCGGACCCGTCGCCCGCGGAGCTGGTGACCGCGCTGGCGCTGGCGAAGGCCGACGCGGTGCTGCCGGAGATCGGCGGGGACGCGGTGGTCGTCGGCTGCGATTCGATGCTGTCCATCCACGGCGAGGTCGTCGGCAAGCCGCACGACCCGGAGATCGCGCTGAAGCGCTGGCGCGCGATGGCCGGCGGCAGCGGCGAACTGCTCACCGGGCACGCGGTGGTGCGGCTGCGCGACGGCGAGGTGGTGTCCCGGGCGCACGCGCACAAGACGACGGTGGTGCGCTTCGCGGAACCGAGCGAGGCGGAGCTGGCGGCCTACGTGGACTCCGGCGAGCCGCTGCGGGTGGCGGGCGGGTTCACCTTGGACGGCCTCGGCGGCTGGTTCGTGGAGGGCGTGGACGGTGACCCGTCGAGCGTGATCGGCATCAGCCTGCCGCTGACCCGCACCCTGCTCGCCGAGGTGGGCGTCGGCGTGGCGGAGCTGTGGCAGCGCTCCTGA